A region of Streptomyces sp. NBC_01267 DNA encodes the following proteins:
- a CDS encoding FKBP-type peptidyl-prolyl cis-trans isomerase: MSIEKPEIDFPGGEPPADLEIKDIWEGDGAVAKAGDKVSVHYVGVAFSSGEEFDASWNRGTPLQFQLGVGQVISGWDQGVQGMKVGGRRQLTIPAHLAYGDSGAGARIKPGETLIFVCDLIAV; this comes from the coding sequence GTGAGCATCGAGAAGCCCGAGATCGACTTCCCGGGCGGCGAACCGCCGGCCGACCTGGAGATCAAGGACATCTGGGAGGGCGACGGCGCCGTCGCCAAGGCCGGTGACAAGGTCAGCGTTCACTACGTGGGCGTGGCCTTCTCCTCCGGTGAGGAGTTCGACGCGAGCTGGAACCGCGGCACCCCGCTCCAGTTCCAGCTGGGCGTCGGCCAGGTCATCTCCGGCTGGGACCAGGGCGTGCAGGGCATGAAGGTCGGCGGCCGTCGCCAGCTGACCATCCCCGCGCACCTCGCGTACGGCGACAGCGGCGCCGGTGCCCGGATCAAGCCGGGCGAGACGCTGATCTTCGTCTGCGACCTGATCGCTGTCTGA
- a CDS encoding helix-turn-helix transcriptional regulator, which yields MATNAIDQTRRMLSLVTYLRERPGARVADVARAFGITEDELISDLDVLPMCGTSFRGGDLLDIDTDGESIWWHNADDVAEPLRLAADEATALLVAARAVATLPGLREGDRQALLRATAKLEAAAGEVAGASSRLSVTFESEGGVFADVDRAISERRRLWLRYYSPARDELTEREVDPIRLFAVGHTYMEAWCYLSEARRTFRLDRVAEIRLLDEASAPPELELRDLSEGLVQPAAEDPEVVVEVGPGGRWVAEYYPHDSAEELADGGLRITLRTPDPASLRRLALRLGREGRIVSPQGLAASAQLAAREALAAYDGQE from the coding sequence GTGGCTACGAACGCGATCGACCAGACCCGCCGGATGCTGTCGTTGGTGACCTATCTGCGCGAGCGCCCCGGCGCGCGCGTCGCGGACGTCGCGCGCGCCTTCGGTATCACCGAGGACGAACTGATCTCCGACCTCGACGTGCTTCCCATGTGCGGTACGAGCTTCCGGGGCGGGGACCTCCTCGACATCGACACCGACGGCGAGTCCATCTGGTGGCACAACGCCGACGACGTCGCCGAGCCGCTGCGGCTGGCCGCCGACGAGGCCACGGCCCTGCTGGTGGCCGCGCGCGCCGTGGCGACCCTTCCCGGGCTGCGTGAGGGCGACCGGCAGGCCCTGCTGCGGGCCACGGCCAAGCTGGAGGCCGCGGCGGGCGAGGTGGCGGGCGCCAGCTCCCGGCTGTCGGTGACCTTCGAGTCCGAGGGCGGTGTCTTCGCCGACGTCGACCGGGCCATCTCGGAGCGGCGCAGGCTCTGGCTGCGGTACTACTCGCCCGCCCGTGACGAGCTCACCGAGCGAGAGGTCGACCCGATCAGGCTCTTCGCCGTCGGCCATACGTACATGGAGGCCTGGTGCTATCTCTCCGAGGCCAGGCGCACCTTCCGGCTGGACCGGGTGGCGGAGATCAGGCTGCTCGACGAGGCTTCCGCGCCGCCCGAGCTGGAACTGCGTGATCTGTCCGAAGGGCTCGTCCAGCCCGCCGCCGAGGACCCCGAGGTCGTCGTGGAGGTGGGTCCCGGCGGGCGCTGGGTCGCCGAGTACTACCCGCACGACAGCGCGGAGGAGCTGGCCGACGGCGGCCTGCGGATCACGCTGCGTACCCCCGACCCCGCGTCGCTGCGCCGGCTCGCCCTGCGGCTGGGCCGGGAGGGGCGCATCGTCTCGCCGCAGGGCCTGGCGGCCAGTGCGCAGCTCGCGGCCCGCGAGGCGCTCGCCGCCTATGACGGGCAGGAATAA
- a CDS encoding FKBP-type peptidyl-prolyl cis-trans isomerase, translating into MRRRLAALLIVPALVLTACGGEDSKKKDDSASSTAQPSSTAVPKPVDSASPLPTVSGDAGKKATITIPKKDPSGKFVVHVVKQGSGAVVKKDDLVLANFTGKIWKSGKDLGSSFDKGGAPQLITAGSKTIIPAFADAVTGQKIGSRVLVVAPPSAAFGSAGQQQLGVTGTDTLVFALDIDKVIPKKAEGTQSAVPSDLPQIKADQEAPATIAVPKNDPPKKLVDKVLIEGKGATVKSGQTVYMQYSGAAWKANEGKSSATLFDSSWKSGQPFQTVIGKGAVIKGWDQGLVGKKVGSRVLLVIPPDLAYGDKAQSADLPAKSTLVFVVDILAAM; encoded by the coding sequence GTGCGACGCCGTCTTGCAGCCTTGCTCATCGTGCCGGCCCTGGTGCTGACCGCCTGCGGAGGTGAGGACTCCAAGAAGAAGGACGACTCGGCTTCGTCCACCGCCCAGCCCTCTTCGACGGCCGTGCCCAAGCCTGTCGATTCGGCGTCCCCGCTTCCCACGGTCAGTGGTGACGCGGGCAAGAAGGCGACCATCACCATCCCCAAGAAGGATCCGAGCGGCAAGTTCGTCGTGCACGTCGTCAAGCAGGGCAGCGGCGCCGTGGTCAAGAAGGACGACCTGGTGCTGGCGAACTTCACCGGCAAGATCTGGAAGAGCGGGAAGGACCTCGGCAGCTCGTTCGACAAGGGCGGAGCGCCGCAGCTCATCACCGCCGGTTCCAAGACCATCATCCCGGCTTTCGCCGACGCCGTCACCGGTCAGAAGATCGGCAGCCGCGTGCTGGTCGTCGCTCCGCCGAGCGCCGCCTTCGGCAGTGCGGGCCAGCAGCAGCTCGGTGTCACGGGCACCGACACCCTGGTCTTCGCGCTCGACATCGACAAGGTGATCCCGAAGAAGGCAGAGGGCACCCAGTCCGCCGTTCCGTCGGACCTCCCGCAGATCAAGGCCGACCAGGAAGCGCCCGCCACCATTGCGGTGCCGAAGAACGACCCGCCGAAGAAGCTGGTCGACAAGGTGCTGATCGAGGGCAAGGGCGCCACGGTCAAGAGCGGCCAGACCGTGTACATGCAGTACAGCGGCGCCGCGTGGAAGGCCAACGAGGGCAAGTCCTCCGCCACGCTGTTCGACTCCTCCTGGAAGTCCGGCCAGCCGTTCCAGACGGTGATCGGCAAGGGTGCGGTCATCAAGGGCTGGGACCAGGGCCTCGTGGGCAAGAAGGTCGGCAGCCGGGTCCTGCTGGTCATTCCGCCGGACCTGGCGTACGGCGACAAGGCGCAGAGCGCGGACCTGCCTGCCAAGTCGACGCTGGTCTTCGTCGTCGACATTCTGGCGGCAATGTAA
- the pafA gene encoding Pup--protein ligase, which produces MDRRIFGLENEYGVTCTFRGQRRLSPDEVARYLFRRVVSWGRSSNVFLRNGARLYLDVGSHPEYATPECDNVAELVTHDKAGERILEGLLVDAERRLHEEGIAGDVYLFKNNTDSAGNSYGCHENYLVARHGEFSRLADILIPFLVTRQLICGAGKVLQTPRGAVFCVSQRAEHIWEGVSSATTRSRPIINTRDEPHADAERYRRLHVIVGDSNMSETTMLLKVGATDLVLRMIEAGTVMRDLTLENPIRAIREVSHDITGQRKVRLASGREASALEVQREYYEKAVDFVDRRGIRTGQVAQVLELWGRTLDAVEAEDLDRIGTEIDWVMKYKLIERYRAKHNMTMSNPRVAQIDLAYHDIHRRRGLYYLLEKRGQAARICDDLKIFEGKSVPPQTTRARLRGDFIRRAQEQRRDFTVDWVHLKLNDQAQRTVLCKDPFRSVDDRVEKLIAGM; this is translated from the coding sequence ATGGACCGCCGCATTTTCGGGCTGGAGAACGAGTACGGCGTCACGTGCACATTCAGGGGACAGCGCCGACTGTCACCTGACGAAGTGGCGCGCTACCTCTTCCGCCGTGTTGTGTCATGGGGCCGCAGCAGCAATGTCTTTCTGCGGAACGGCGCCCGCCTCTACCTCGACGTGGGATCGCATCCGGAATACGCAACTCCCGAGTGCGACAACGTGGCTGAGCTGGTCACCCACGACAAGGCAGGCGAGCGCATTCTCGAAGGCCTGCTCGTCGACGCCGAACGCCGCCTGCACGAGGAGGGAATCGCGGGCGACGTCTATCTCTTCAAGAACAACACCGACTCGGCAGGAAACTCCTACGGCTGCCACGAGAACTACCTCGTCGCCCGCCACGGAGAGTTCTCCCGGCTCGCGGACATTCTCATTCCCTTCCTCGTCACCCGCCAATTGATCTGCGGTGCGGGCAAGGTGCTCCAGACTCCGCGCGGAGCGGTCTTCTGCGTGAGCCAGCGGGCGGAGCACATCTGGGAGGGTGTCAGTTCGGCCACCACCCGCTCCCGTCCGATCATCAACACCCGCGACGAGCCGCACGCGGACGCCGAGCGCTACCGCAGGCTGCACGTCATCGTCGGCGACTCGAACATGTCCGAGACGACCATGCTGCTGAAGGTCGGCGCCACCGACCTCGTACTGCGCATGATCGAAGCGGGCACGGTGATGCGCGATCTGACCCTGGAGAACCCGATCAGGGCCATCCGCGAGGTCAGCCACGACATCACCGGCCAGCGCAAGGTGCGTCTGGCCAGTGGCCGTGAGGCCTCGGCGCTCGAAGTCCAGCGCGAGTACTACGAGAAGGCCGTGGACTTCGTGGACCGCCGCGGGATCCGTACCGGCCAGGTGGCGCAGGTCCTGGAGCTCTGGGGCCGCACCCTCGACGCGGTCGAGGCCGAGGACCTCGACCGGATCGGCACCGAGATCGACTGGGTGATGAAGTACAAACTCATCGAGCGGTACCGGGCGAAGCACAACATGACCATGTCGAACCCGCGGGTCGCCCAGATAGACCTCGCCTACCACGACATCCACCGGCGCCGCGGGCTCTACTACCTGCTGGAGAAGCGCGGACAGGCCGCCCGTATCTGCGACGACCTGAAGATCTTCGAGGGCAAGTCCGTGCCCCCGCAGACCACCAGGGCGCGGCTGCGCGGGGACTTCATCCGCCGGGCCCAGGAGCAGCGCCGGGACTTCACCGTCGACTGGGTGCATCTCAAGCTCAACGACCAGGCGCAGCGCACCGTGCTGTGCAAGGACCCCTTCCGGTCCGTCGACGACCGGGTGGAGAAGCTCATCGCCGGAATGTGA
- the tatC gene encoding twin-arginine translocase subunit TatC produces the protein MLVSARKEAKDSEGRMPLVEHLRELRNRLAKGLLGIVVVTIAAAFFYRDIIEFFTNPVLHAVGCHSTFAELSQKKDGTCARIVLNGLLTPFTLALKVSLMSGVVLSSPIWLYQLWAFVAPGLHKHERKYTIGFVAAGFPLFLAGGFFAYKTLPTMAKVLLDFSPAGLDNQLPLDDLLDLITRMVVVFGLSFELPLLLVMLNFVGIITGKRMAGWWRGMIMGITVFAAVATPSTDPLTMLALAGPIWVLYGVATVISLMNDRRKKLRAAEGPDDDEASDLDLTPEDVGEVETVPASRMPEQAGGEADASRPSGLNGYDDIT, from the coding sequence TTGCTCGTGTCTGCCCGCAAAGAGGCCAAGGACTCCGAGGGGCGTATGCCCCTTGTGGAGCACCTGCGTGAGCTGCGTAACAGGCTGGCGAAGGGGCTGCTGGGGATCGTCGTCGTCACGATCGCCGCTGCCTTCTTCTACAGGGACATCATTGAATTCTTCACCAACCCGGTGTTGCACGCGGTCGGTTGCCATTCGACCTTCGCGGAGCTCTCGCAGAAGAAGGACGGCACCTGCGCCCGTATCGTCCTGAACGGTCTGCTGACTCCGTTCACCCTGGCGCTCAAGGTCTCCTTGATGTCCGGTGTGGTGCTCTCCTCGCCGATCTGGCTCTACCAGCTGTGGGCCTTCGTCGCGCCAGGTCTGCACAAGCACGAGCGCAAGTACACGATCGGCTTCGTGGCTGCGGGCTTCCCGCTCTTCCTCGCGGGTGGCTTCTTCGCGTACAAGACGCTCCCCACGATGGCGAAGGTCCTCCTCGACTTCTCGCCCGCCGGGCTCGACAACCAGCTGCCACTCGACGATCTGCTCGATCTGATCACCCGCATGGTGGTCGTCTTCGGGCTCTCCTTCGAGCTGCCGCTGCTGCTCGTCATGCTCAACTTCGTCGGCATCATCACGGGTAAGCGGATGGCCGGCTGGTGGCGCGGCATGATCATGGGCATCACGGTCTTCGCCGCGGTCGCGACTCCCAGTACCGACCCGCTGACCATGCTGGCGCTGGCCGGGCCGATCTGGGTGCTGTACGGCGTCGCCACGGTCATCTCGCTGATGAACGACCGGCGCAAGAAGCTCCGCGCCGCGGAGGGCCCCGACGACGACGAGGCCTCCGATCTCGACCTCACACCCGAGGACGTGGGCGAGGTGGAGACCGTTCCGGCCTCCCGGATGCCCGAGCAGGCCGGAGGCGAAGCGGATGCTTCCAGGCCGTCCGGTCTCAACGGTTACGACGACATCACCTGA
- the tatA gene encoding Sec-independent protein translocase subunit TatA gives MFGRLGAPEIILILVVIVLLFGAKKLPDMARSLGKSARILKSEAKAMKSDGHQSAPADPPQDTNAQTDVPRTIQASPGDVTSARPVTEPSDSTKR, from the coding sequence ATGTTCGGAAGGCTCGGCGCCCCCGAGATCATCCTGATCCTCGTCGTCATCGTCCTGCTGTTCGGTGCGAAGAAGCTTCCGGACATGGCCCGTTCGCTGGGCAAGTCCGCCCGCATCCTCAAGAGCGAGGCCAAGGCGATGAAGTCGGACGGCCACCAGAGTGCCCCCGCCGACCCGCCCCAGGACACCAACGCGCAGACCGACGTCCCGCGTACGATCCAGGCTTCCCCGGGAGACGTCACCAGCGCTCGCCCCGTGACCGAGCCTTCGGACTCGACCAAGCGCTGA
- a CDS encoding helix-turn-helix transcriptional regulator gives MAIAKAERLMNLALCLLGTRRPLSKRELRGSIEAYLEAGSDDSFNRMFERDKDDLRELGLVIETVESLDGDAGYLARRDSNRLPPVALDAEEAAALGLAAKVWQQARLAGAASGALQKLRAAGMPEAEDPYAVQHGALEPRIPVHEAAFEPLMLACRDRRPVAFDYRKANAARPEPRQVEPWTLECWRGHWYLAGWDRDRGAERVFRLSRIAGRVRSRAGAFTAEVPDVVTVRETVETWAGETATRTALIRLRAGAGYPLRSRATSSRELGGGWDELEIPYGHGLDAWLVEFGPDVIVLEPADLRADVVDRLRAVAKD, from the coding sequence ATGGCGATTGCCAAGGCCGAGCGGCTGATGAACCTGGCGCTGTGCCTGCTCGGAACCCGGCGCCCGCTCAGCAAGCGCGAGCTGAGGGGCTCCATCGAGGCCTACCTCGAAGCGGGGTCCGACGACTCCTTCAACCGGATGTTCGAGCGCGACAAGGACGATCTGCGCGAACTCGGGCTGGTCATCGAGACGGTCGAGAGCCTGGACGGTGATGCGGGCTATCTGGCCCGCCGCGACAGCAACAGGCTCCCTCCGGTCGCCCTCGACGCCGAGGAAGCGGCGGCTCTCGGCCTGGCCGCGAAGGTGTGGCAGCAGGCCCGGCTGGCCGGCGCGGCCAGCGGCGCGCTGCAGAAGCTCCGTGCGGCCGGGATGCCCGAGGCCGAGGACCCGTACGCCGTGCAGCACGGCGCGCTGGAGCCGCGGATTCCGGTGCACGAGGCCGCTTTCGAGCCGCTGATGCTGGCCTGCCGGGACCGCCGCCCGGTCGCCTTCGACTACCGCAAGGCCAACGCCGCCCGCCCGGAGCCCCGTCAGGTCGAGCCCTGGACCCTGGAGTGCTGGCGCGGTCACTGGTATCTGGCGGGCTGGGACCGGGACCGGGGCGCGGAGCGGGTGTTCCGGCTCTCCCGGATCGCGGGCCGGGTCCGGTCCAGGGCGGGGGCCTTCACCGCCGAGGTGCCGGACGTGGTGACCGTGCGCGAGACCGTGGAGACCTGGGCGGGGGAGACCGCGACCCGCACCGCGCTGATCCGGCTGCGCGCGGGAGCCGGGTACCCGCTGCGCTCACGCGCCACGTCCAGCCGGGAACTCGGCGGCGGGTGGGACGAGTTGGAGATTCCGTACGGCCACGGGCTGGACGCCTGGCTCGTCGAGTTCGGTCCCGATGTGATCGTGCTGGAGCCCGCGGATCTGCGGGCCGATGTGGTCGACCGGCTGCGTGCCGTGGCCAAGGACTGA
- a CDS encoding diacylglycerol kinase → MTSEITLFVNPTAGRGRGAHAAQPAASALRDAGFSVRTVLGADADDALHRAREAVAGGTGALIAVGGDGMINLALQAVAGTRTPLGVVAVGTGNDFARELGVPVRNPAAAGRSVATALKAGNIRDIDLGRVGERWFGTVLASGFDSRVNDRGNRMRWPAGRFKYDLAMVAELAAFRPVPYRLVLDDGPALEIEATLVAVGNGSSYGGGMRICAGAELDDGLFDVTVVGDCSRTTLVKVFPKVYRGTHLGHPVVTSYRARSVRLEAAGITAYADGEPLGALPLTVECVPGAARVIGC, encoded by the coding sequence GTGACCAGCGAGATCACCCTTTTCGTCAATCCCACCGCAGGACGCGGCCGGGGCGCGCACGCCGCGCAGCCGGCCGCTTCCGCGTTGCGGGACGCAGGTTTTTCCGTACGCACCGTGCTCGGCGCCGACGCGGACGACGCGCTGCACCGGGCGCGCGAGGCGGTGGCGGGCGGGACCGGCGCGCTCATAGCCGTCGGCGGGGACGGCATGATCAACCTCGCCCTGCAGGCCGTCGCGGGCACCCGCACCCCCCTGGGAGTGGTGGCCGTAGGTACCGGCAACGACTTCGCCCGCGAGCTGGGGGTGCCCGTACGGAACCCGGCCGCCGCCGGACGTTCGGTGGCCACCGCGCTCAAGGCCGGGAACATCAGGGACATCGACCTGGGCCGGGTGGGGGAGCGGTGGTTCGGCACGGTGCTCGCCTCCGGATTCGACTCCCGGGTCAACGACCGCGGCAACCGGATGCGCTGGCCGGCCGGGCGCTTCAAGTACGACCTGGCGATGGTCGCCGAGCTCGCAGCCTTCCGCCCGGTCCCGTACCGCCTCGTCCTCGACGACGGACCGGCCCTGGAGATCGAGGCGACGCTGGTCGCCGTCGGCAACGGTTCGTCGTACGGCGGCGGGATGCGGATCTGTGCCGGTGCCGAGCTGGACGACGGGCTGTTCGACGTCACCGTGGTCGGCGACTGCTCCCGTACGACGCTGGTCAAGGTCTTCCCGAAGGTCTACCGGGGCACCCACCTCGGCCACCCCGTGGTCACGTCGTACCGGGCGCGCAGCGTCCGGCTGGAGGCCGCCGGGATCACGGCGTACGCGGACGGGGAGCCGCTGGGAGCGCTGCCGCTGACCGTGGAGTGCGTGCCGGGAGCGGCCCGGGTCATCGGCTGTTGA
- a CDS encoding DEAD/DEAH box helicase, translating to MTEDLSPAERYAAARVRAAEEATSLAPFRGMYDFELDPFQIEACQALEAGKGVLVAAPTGSGKTIVGEFAVHLALEQGRKCFYTTPIKALSNQKYADLAKRYGADKVGLLTGDNSVNADAPVVVMTTEVLRNMLYAGSQALLGLGHVVMDEVHYLSDRFRGAVWEEVIIHLPESVTLVSLSATVSNAEEFGDWLDTVRGDTEVIVSEHRPVPLWQHVLAGRRMYDLFEESTDHGGRGGAKREVNPDLLRMARQENQRTYNPRDRRRGKMVREADRERERRSRSRIWTPSRAEVIARLDAEGLLPAITFIFSRAGCEAAVQQCLYAGLRLNSEEARTTVRELVEERTASIPREDLHVLGYYEWLEGLERGIAAHHAGMLPTFKEVVEELFVRGLVKAVFATETLALGINMPARSVVLEKLVKWNGEQHADITPGEYTQLTGRAGRRGIDVEGHALVLWQRGMDPGALAGLAGTRTYPLRSSFRPSYNMAVNLVQQFGRHRSRELLETSFAQFQADKSVVGISKQVQKNEEGIAGYREGMTCHLGDFEEYARLRRELKDRETELAKQGAVQRRAAAADSLEKLKPGDVIHVPTGKFAGLALVLDPGLPAGRANGHRGFETFDGPRPLVLTAERQVKRLAPMDFPVPVESLERMRIPKSFNARSPQSRRDLASALRTKAGHIVPERHRKQRAAAADDREIARLRSELRAHPCHGCDEREDHARWAERYHRLRRDTQQLERRIEGRTNTIARTFDRIYALLTELDYLRGDEATVHGKRLARLYGELDLLASECLRAGVWEGLSPAELAACASALVFEARQSDDAVAPKVPSGAAKTALGEMVHIWGRLDALEEDFKINQTEGVGQREPDLGFAWAAYQWASGKGLDEVLRDAEMPAGDFVRWCKQVIDVLGQIAAAAPGEGSTVSRNARKAVDAVRRGVVAYSSVG from the coding sequence ATGACCGAGGACCTTTCGCCCGCTGAGCGATACGCAGCCGCCCGCGTCCGAGCTGCCGAGGAGGCCACTTCGCTGGCCCCCTTCCGTGGCATGTACGACTTCGAGCTCGACCCCTTCCAGATCGAGGCGTGCCAGGCCCTGGAGGCGGGCAAGGGCGTGCTCGTCGCGGCGCCCACCGGCTCCGGCAAGACGATCGTCGGCGAGTTCGCCGTGCACCTGGCCCTGGAGCAGGGCCGCAAGTGCTTCTACACCACGCCGATCAAGGCGCTCTCCAACCAGAAGTACGCGGATCTGGCCAAGCGTTACGGCGCGGACAAGGTCGGCCTGCTGACCGGCGACAACAGCGTGAACGCGGACGCCCCGGTGGTCGTCATGACCACCGAGGTCCTGCGGAACATGCTGTACGCGGGCTCGCAGGCGCTCCTCGGGCTCGGCCATGTGGTGATGGACGAGGTGCACTACCTCTCCGACCGCTTCCGCGGCGCGGTGTGGGAGGAAGTGATCATCCACCTCCCGGAGTCCGTGACCCTGGTCTCGCTCTCGGCGACCGTCTCCAACGCCGAGGAGTTCGGTGACTGGCTGGACACCGTCCGCGGCGACACCGAAGTGATCGTCTCCGAGCACCGGCCCGTGCCGCTCTGGCAGCACGTGCTGGCCGGGCGCCGGATGTACGACCTCTTCGAGGAGTCGACCGACCACGGCGGCCGGGGCGGCGCCAAGCGCGAGGTCAACCCGGATCTGCTGCGGATGGCCCGGCAGGAGAACCAGCGCACCTACAACCCGCGCGACCGCCGCCGCGGCAAGATGGTGCGCGAGGCGGACCGGGAGCGCGAGCGGCGCTCCCGCAGCCGGATCTGGACCCCGAGCAGGGCCGAGGTCATCGCACGGCTGGACGCCGAGGGGCTGCTGCCCGCGATCACCTTCATCTTCAGCCGGGCCGGCTGCGAGGCCGCCGTACAGCAGTGTCTGTACGCGGGACTGCGGCTCAACAGCGAGGAGGCGCGCACGACCGTGCGCGAGCTCGTCGAGGAGCGCACCGCCTCGATCCCCCGCGAGGACCTGCACGTCCTCGGCTACTACGAGTGGCTGGAGGGTCTGGAGCGGGGCATCGCCGCACACCACGCCGGGATGCTGCCGACCTTCAAGGAGGTCGTCGAGGAGCTCTTCGTACGCGGCCTGGTCAAGGCCGTGTTCGCGACGGAGACCCTGGCACTCGGCATCAACATGCCGGCCCGTTCGGTGGTGCTGGAGAAGCTGGTCAAATGGAACGGCGAGCAGCACGCCGACATCACCCCCGGTGAGTACACCCAGCTCACCGGCCGGGCCGGGCGGCGCGGCATCGATGTCGAGGGGCACGCGCTGGTGCTGTGGCAGCGCGGCATGGACCCGGGCGCGCTCGCGGGCCTGGCCGGTACCCGTACGTACCCGCTGCGCTCCAGCTTCCGGCCCTCCTACAACATGGCCGTGAACCTGGTGCAGCAGTTCGGACGGCACCGCTCGCGCGAACTGCTCGAAACCTCCTTCGCCCAGTTCCAGGCCGACAAGTCGGTCGTCGGCATCTCCAAGCAGGTGCAGAAGAACGAGGAGGGCATCGCGGGCTACCGCGAGGGCATGACCTGCCACCTCGGCGACTTCGAGGAGTACGCGCGGCTGCGCCGTGAGCTCAAGGACCGCGAGACCGAGCTGGCCAAGCAGGGCGCCGTGCAGCGCCGGGCCGCCGCCGCGGACTCGCTGGAGAAGCTGAAGCCCGGCGATGTGATCCATGTGCCGACCGGCAAGTTCGCGGGTCTCGCCCTCGTCCTCGACCCGGGACTGCCGGCCGGGCGGGCCAACGGGCACCGCGGCTTCGAGACGTTCGACGGGCCGAGGCCGCTGGTACTCACCGCCGAGCGGCAGGTCAAGCGGCTGGCCCCGATGGACTTCCCGGTTCCGGTCGAGTCGCTGGAGCGGATGCGCATCCCGAAGTCGTTCAACGCCAGGTCGCCCCAGTCCCGGCGGGATCTGGCGTCGGCGCTGCGTACCAAGGCCGGGCACATCGTGCCCGAGCGGCACCGCAAGCAGCGTGCCGCGGCGGCCGACGACCGGGAGATCGCCCGGCTGCGGTCCGAGCTGCGCGCGCACCCCTGCCACGGCTGCGACGAGCGCGAGGACCACGCCCGCTGGGCCGAGCGCTACCACCGGCTCCGGCGCGACACCCAGCAGCTGGAGCGCCGGATCGAGGGCCGGACGAACACCATCGCCCGTACCTTCGACCGGATCTACGCGTTGCTGACCGAGCTGGACTATCTGCGCGGCGACGAGGCGACGGTGCACGGCAAGCGGCTCGCCAGGCTCTACGGAGAGCTGGACCTGCTGGCCTCGGAGTGCCTGCGGGCCGGTGTCTGGGAGGGGCTCAGCCCCGCGGAACTGGCCGCGTGCGCCTCGGCGTTGGTCTTCGAGGCCCGCCAGTCCGACGACGCGGTCGCGCCCAAGGTGCCGTCGGGGGCGGCGAAGACCGCGCTGGGCGAGATGGTCCACATCTGGGGCAGGCTCGATGCCCTGGAGGAGGACTTCAAGATCAACCAGACGGAGGGCGTCGGCCAGCGCGAGCCCGACCTCGGCTTCGCCTGGGCCGCCTACCAGTGGGCGTCCGGCAAGGGACTCGACGAGGTGCTGCGCGACGCCGAGATGCCCGCAGGCGACTTCGTGCGCTGGTGCAAGCAGGTCATCGACGTCCTGGGGCAGATCGCGGCAGCGGCGCCGGGCGAGGGCAGCACGGTCTCGCGGAACGCCCGCAAGGCGGTCGACGCGGTGCGCCGGGGCGTGGTGGCGTACAGCTCGGTGGGCTGA